The Bos indicus x Bos taurus breed Angus x Brahman F1 hybrid chromosome 21, Bos_hybrid_MaternalHap_v2.0, whole genome shotgun sequence genomic interval AGCCCGGGAGGATCTGGCAGGGGCCGCACACCCGTGCacgtgtatctgtgtgtgcacacCTGTATGTCTCCTCTGAGATCAGCCCCCGCCCGCCCCAGGGGTGCCATGGGGACAGGCCTGGTGTGTGTGGCCTCAGGGGCAGGCGTCTCCGGGGCCTTTGGCctcgcggggggcggggggcaggctgCTGGTCCCTGGTTTCTGGACTGTCTCCCGGATGGCGGTCTCCTACCCCGGGGCCTCTCCTCTGGGTCCAGTCAGCTGCTCAGGGCACAGTGCCGGGCCCGGGCCTGGGCTGGCGTCTCCTTTCGGTGTAGCTGGTCTCAGACCAGGTATGAACTCTTGACTCTAACGTCTTCATCCGCTactcttatttctttatttaattttattttcatatcaaaTCATTctcttcataattttaaaagcttctttTCTCTTATATAATCCCTAGGAAAATTACCttgtttaaaaatctgttttctgaatAATCTCATTGGTTTATTTAGATTAATACAAAAAGTCTAGCTCACTAATATTTTTCAGGGATTGTATTTTACCTTCTGCTGTGGTCTTAGTTTAGAACTTGGTCtctcagttgctcagatgtgaGCCTCCCGGCAAGGGGGGAGCTGGGTCAGCCTCCACGACTGCACCCTCATCCCGCAGACTCTGTGGCAGATGTGTGAGGTCACAGAAGAGTGTGGCACACAGAGGCCCTGCCCCAGGTGGAGACCTGAGTGCCAAACACGGAAAGTTCCAGAAGTGACAGGGAGAGGCAGTGGTGGGGTTGGTGGGGGCAGCAGCCCTGGGATCCGCCAGCTCCTGCCCGAGGCGGGCAGACCCTGCGGGTGATTCTGGAGGGCCAGGCCCTGTGTCCCAGGGCGGGAAAGCCgctgaaaaacagagagaaaacaagaaaacatcaGTCATGGATCACTTAAAGCTTAGATGGCTGTTCAGTGCAGTGCCATGGCGGTCTGCGGCAGGGGGCATCTGCAGACTGGCCttgcccaccaccctcccctggagaagggcactgGCCTCGGCTTTAGGCTGAGTTGGGCctgcggggagggggagggtgtcAAGGTCAAGGCCTGTCTTGGGAGCCAGAGCAGAGCCTGCCTGGGTTCTGGCTGCCCCGAGTGAAGCCGGCAGAGGACGCTCAGGGCAGGGCGGAGGGGTTGGCCCTGCTGGCCAGGACTGACAGGGGGCGGGCGGGTTAGGCGACAGTCACACGGTCAGGACGCCTGGCCCCCTGACCGGTGGCGGCATTTCACATCCCCCATCTTTGCAGTGAGCAGCTTTCCCACCGCGGAGGCCGGGCCTCGCCACGTGGGGACAGCGCGTCCCCACGGTCAGCTGACAGGTCTGGGCGCTCCTGTGGTTGTGGCTGGGTGGCGACGTGGCCGTCTCCAGGCTGGGCCCTGGCCGGTGCTGGGAGCACTGTCCCAGGCTCGCCCCCGGAGCCCCGGGCGGCCGGGCCTGGCCCCACCTCTGCCGGCTGACCGCTGCCCCAGCTGCGGTGTCTCCTGGCCGAGCCTGGGTGCTGGCGGCCGGGGGGGCTCCTGGAGGAGCAGGCCGCGCGGCCTGACCCCTGTCCCCTTGTCTCCTAGTGCCCGAGGTGCATGCAGTGTGACACCAAGTTTGACTTTCTCACCAGGAAGGTGAGCTGGGCGGGGCAGGAGGGCGGCCCAGGTGCGGTGTGGGGGCGGGGCCCCTCGAGGCATCGCGGTGGCCGCTGGTGCCTGCGGTCTGCGGGGTGCTCACGCCCGTGCCCGCGTCCCCAGCACCACTGCCGCCGGTGCGGGAAGTGCTTCTGCGACAAGTGCTGCGGCCAGAAGGTGGCGCTGCGGCGCATGTGCTTCGTGGACCCCGTGCGGCAGTGCGCCGGGTGCGCGCCGGTGTCGCGGCGCGAGGCCGACTTCTACGACCGGCAGCTCAAGCTGCTGCTGAGCGGTGAGCGCCGGGCGGGCGGGGTCGGTGGGTGGGACTCCGCCGGGTGTGGTCCCAGCCGCTCCGGGGCTCCGGGCGGGCGGAGCCCCCAGGACCTGGCAGCCCTCTCCCCAACCCCCGGCCAGCAGGCCGTCCTGGCCGGGCTGCTCTGGGGGTCCCCTGGGGGCAGGTCAGCGCCCTGCGATCCGGCCCGGGGGAGCCCCAGGCGACGCTTCTGGCCTCCGGCATTGCACCCCGACCCCGTCACGCCCTTCCCGCCGCCGCCTCGCCCCCTTCTGTCTTCTCTGCGTGTCCCTGGCCTGGAGGGGGCGGCGCGGGGGGGCTACCGCGTGCTCACGTCTGCTCCCCTCCGCAGGAGCCACCTTCCTCGTGACTTTCGAGAACTCCGAGAAGCCGGACACGATGGTCTGCCGTCTTTCCAGCAACCAGAGGTGAGGGCGGGTGCTTCTCCCCTGGCACTGGGCGCCCGGAGCCTCGGAGGGCCGTGGCACGGACGCCTCTGTCTGCCGCAGGTTCCTGCTTCTGGACGGGGACGGGGACGGGGACGGTCACCGCGAGGTGGAGGTGGCGCGCATCGCCGCCGTGCAGATGCTCACGGAGGGTCTCCCTCCCGGAGGTAGGCGCCGCGGGCCGGGGGGCTCCGGGGCTCCACTCGCGGGCGTGTGAGGCGGAGAGGAGGTTCCCTGGACGTGCACTCCGCGCTCTTCCTTCCCGTCTCTCGGGCTGGCATCACCCGGTTCCCCAGAGCCTGCGGCGGGGCCCCCATCGCCGCCGCCCCCCAGGGTCTGCGGAGACGGCCCTCCTCGGGGAGCTCGACCCTCTCCCCTGAAGTCCCTCCTGGGCCTCGGGTCCGAGCGCGGAGGCTGACCCGAGCCCTCTCTCTGATTTCTGACCGGCCTTGCTGAcctctcctgcctgcctgcctgcctgccgtaAAGACACTCTCTCTCACACCAGCCTCCCCGCCAGCCGGCCCGCCGCCGAAGGTCAGCGTGTctgcggggcggggaggggggctccCTGTGAGACCTGAGGCGGCCAAACCGTGAAGCCGTCTGTCCCCTGGGCTCGGCTGTTCTCTCCTGAGGGGGAGCCCTGCTCCGGCTTGCGAGCTCCGCGCGGCCGCTTCGGGGGGCGGGTTTCcccggggggcggggccggggggcggggccggggctgcTGGCGCCGCGCCCCCTTGTGGCGGCTCCGGGAGCGCAGGGACCCCTGCTCTGCCCGGTTTCCTGGAACCATCAGTGCTCAGAACCGTGTTCTGGAGCGGAGGTGCGGGGGGcggtggagggcagggagggtcCCCGCGCCTGCGCTGTCCACAGCAGGGTTGCCCACTTTCTGTCGAGGGTCGGGATGAACGTCGGTTCAGCCCTGCCGGCCACAGGCTCTCAAAATGCAACAACAGTCACAGGAATCAGGAAAGACCCCTTCCAGGAGCAGGTGGTGGGCAGAACGCAGTGGGCTGCCCCAGAGCGGGGGTGTGGGTGGCGGGGTGGCGCCCCTTCAGAGAGCCCAGGCCGGGGTAAGCCGGCTGACACAGCTGGGACCGCGGCTTGTGAAAAACGCCTTGCAGGCTTGGCACTTCGGGCTGGGTTCTGAGCTGCAGGGACTGGCGCTAGGTGGTTGTCGCGCAGTCACCCCCCAAAGACAGCCTTCCAGGAGCTCGTGTCCTGCGGTGGCGTGGCTCCTCCGCTTTGACTCTGGTGCTCGGCGGTGGGGTGGGTGTGAGGCCAGCACGACAGGCGGGTGTAGCCTCGTGCAGGGTCTCATCCATGGGGCGCAAATGTTTGACCCGGGCCCCTGTCCACCCTGTGAGCTCAGGGTCGGCCACCAGGCAGCCACGGCCCTGACACAGGCCCCACCGAGAGGCCAGCTGTGAGGCCAGCACCAGAGTCAGGGAGAGGGCGCCCGGGCCACTGCTTTGGGGCAGCTGGCACCCTGGTGCTCAAGGCCACTTGGGGCATCCTTACCTTGTTCCCACTCCAGGAGGCAACGCGAGGGCCATAGGCATGACCCTGCAGTACACGACCCCGGGGGCGGAGGGGCTGACGCAGCTGACGCTGACAGCCGGCGAGGACGCCGACGGCAGCAGGAGGCAGGCGACGGCATGGCTGGCGGCCATGCATAAGGTACCTGCTGCTCCGCGctctcccgcccccgccccgccgagGTGCCTCCGCCCGCCTCAGCCAGGCACACGCCTCTTTCTGGTCACCTTGCAGGCGGCCAAGCTCCTCTACGAGTCTCGGGACCAGTAACGCCACACGGGCTGGACGGTCCGCTTGGGGCAGCAGCACCTGCTCGTGGGCGCACAGGCACGACTAACCCTACAAGTGCTGGAGACGCAGCCAAGCCCTCGGAGCCTGCCTAGTGCGATATGCACACGATCGGTTAACGCTCCAGACCATTCGCGCTTTAGAACTTGTCTGACACTTGATACCTAActgcgggggagggggaggctgagCTACACTACTGCTAATACTCTCTGCCTTGTTTTTATGAGTGCCCATGTTTACTAGAAGGTTCTGGTCCCCTGATGCTCACCGGTCCTTCCACAGCCGTGACCCGGGCAGTGGTCCCCTGGCCTGATGTGTGCTGGTGTGCTTCCTGCACTGCCCGCTCGGCGTGCCACTAACCCAGGGCCACAAACCAACCCGGATACTTCACTGGGGAAGGAGCATGCTTTGTATTTTGTACTTTTCACTTACTATTTCACTTTACAATAACTGTACAACAATTTGTATATAAAGCTTACGattaaaacttattttgaaaGTAAGGGTCAGGCCTTGCCTCTGTGTGTCCAGACAACCCGAGCTTCCCACTCAGCTCAGCTCCGGCTCCAGAACAAAGACTCGAAGCCGCCCGTGGGAGACAGCGTTTATTGCGTGCGTACACGGCCTCAGCACAGGCTGCCCGCGGGTGCGCCTTGCTCGTGAGCACACTGTACAATCGGTGCTCCAAGATCTACACATGTCCATACGTAAATTACACACGAGACTCGTACATGGAAAATAAAGCTCAGGGCCTGgactttaatgagaaaaaaaaacgTTTCCAACATGGTTTTGATAGTTTCGAGTGGTTTAGTCAAAAAATACTTTTGGTATATAAAAGCCTGTACGTACAGTTCAAATCTCGGGAAAGCGCCTCACTGTAAGTCTGGAACCAGGGCAGAGGGACCGGGGAGTCTGGCCCCATCCACCCGCCCCCTGCCCGGGCCTTCACAGCGCCGGGAGGGGCACGGGCACTGGGGCAGCGGGAGGCCGCAGGAAGGCGGCGCCGTGTTGAACTTCTGACCCGGTGGTGTCACCTGGTCCTAAGGTTCCTTGTGCCTGTGGCCTGTTGGTGACCTAGACCGAGGCCTGGAATGGGAAAGGAGCCCACACCTCAGACACCCCGCTAGACAGACCTCCATACGGGCTCCTTTGGTGATGAGAGAAGAAACGCAGGCGAGGATGGCACCAGGCTTCTGACTTCCGGTGGACAGGAGGGCGGGGCTCCAGCGAGGGGCGCGCCTCACAGCTGGCAGGCTCTCTCGGGGGGCTGGGGCAATACTGGGGTGAGGGGGCCTTGGGGCCCACGTCCATAAGAGCATCGTCTTCATTGGCAACCAATCGGGGGTCAACGACAGGGCTTCTTATTGGCAACAAGGGTGGTGGTTTAGAAAGCTGGGTATTTATTTGGATTTACAGTAATTGGCAAAATTCAGTCTCCTTGGAGGTGAAGGCCTCTCTCTGAGCCGAGGGCAGACCCTCACCCGAGGGCCCTCACACCGCGGAAACGGTCTGCTGCGGGAGCCCCTGAAGCTGCGTCCAGCGTCCACTTCCGGGAGATGGCCAAGTCAGCCTGAGTGCTCCCCGCTGCCGGCGAGCCTGTGCGGTGCTGCAGGGGACGCTTAGGCCAGCGTCCGCTGTCGGGGTTTGATCCGTGGATACAACTGGGAGGCAATGGACAGGGCTTAGGACGAGGGGACAACCGCTGGGCAGGGGCCCTGTGCCGAGGCCAGGCTGACGCTCAGAGGCCACCCCCCTCTGGAGACACCCTACTAACGCCCAGAGGCCCTGTGCCTTTTTCTTTCAGGGCACTCGGGACCGGTGTCCAGTGACTGCAGGACGAGAGCAGCTGCCAGCCCACTGGGCGCggagcagagagcagagggaggCCCAGGGCCTGAGGGGCCATCGGTGCAGAGGGCGCAGCCTGCGGGCCCCGGGAGCAGAACACGCTGTGAGCAGCCCTCATCGAGGGGCTCCAGCCTCCCCACAGGCCTCCCCCAGAGCAGATGCCCCCCGACCCGCCCCACTCCCCGCGGCTTCCAGGAAGCCTGGAGAAAGGCAGTCTTGCCCCCGGGGTCTGAGCAGTAGGagggccccacccccagcagtAGGAGGGCCCCAGCGCGGCCTTACCCCTAGCAGGTTCCTGGGCACGTAGCCCTCCCGGTCCCCGAGGCGAGCCCACCACCAGTCGGTCTCGACCTCGTCCTTGCGCCGGAGAATGGTGAGCGCATCCCCTTCGCGGAAGGTCAGCTCGTCGCTGTTCTGGGCCTCATAGGCCCACAGGGCATACACCACGCCTTTGTTCATCACGCCCAGCTTCTCCTGCACGCCTGGGACAGGAGAGCCGACAGTCAGGTCTGCAGGGCAGGCTGCTGAGGGCCCGCACCAGGCTCGGAGACGCCGCTGGCCTCGGGCATCCCGCTGGGGCTGCAGCGGAGCGCTTAGAGGCTGGGCCGGCTGCGGCCCCCAGAGTAACGCCACCAGTCCCTTCCACGTCCCAGGAAGAGGCCCGCGGCAGAAGCTTCACGTCCAGAAGCAAAGGTGcgttcatgctaagttgcttcagtcgtgtccgactctgcaaccctaagTAACttggcccaccagcctcctctgtccacgggattctccaggcaagaacactggagtgggtcactgtgctcttctccagggagaaaaaaaggtGGTGTTTCTTAGGGTGAAACTTAGAACTCACAAGCCCATGACTGAAGACCTGTGTGCCGCTCGGGGGCGGGAAGCACGCTCCACCAGAGCGACAGGCTGCCGCCTCCCGGCACAGGCGTCCCCCGACCCCCGCACAGCCTGTCctgggggctgggcctggggcacTGCCCTGTTGTGCGTCACTGTCCACGGAGTGGGGACTGAGACCACCCGGGACGCCACCCTCGAGGCCTCGCTCCGGGCTGCTGCGTGCCCAGGGCATCCTGGCCGCCCTGTCCCCCTCCTCTGCACAGAGAACATCTGGCAGAGAGGGGAAGACTTTGTTTTGAGCAACTCAACATGGAATCCTGACCATGAGAATGTGACAGGTCTTCAGGGATGAGCCCAAGGGCCGTAGTGACCTCTGTTCCCCGGAGACAGACTGGGCTTCCCCAAGGGTGAACTCAGGGCTTCTCTTGGCCCAGGCAGTGGCATGGTGCGTGCCCACCGCGGCCCAGGAACGGCACCCGAGGGCATGTGCCCACGCCCTTACCGTATAGAAACTGGGAGCACTGGATATAGCCCTCCTCCATCTCCTCGCACTTGTCCGCAGCCGTCTCGATGTCGCTGATGGTGGAGGCGAAGATGGCGGCGCCGCTCTCCACCAGCTGCTTGCAGAGGTGGACGCTGTTGCAAGAGGCGGCGCAGTGCAGGGGCGTCCTGGGGGGCACAGGGCAGCCTCACGTCCTGCCCGCGGCCCAGGTCCCGGGCGGCCTGCAGGGCACGCGCTCACCACCCAGCCAGCTGCTGCGTTGCTGCCTTTGCAGGGACCTGATTCTACGCCCACTTCTACAACGGACACACagactgtacacacacacacaccgcccccAACACACCACACCCACACCTCAAAAGGCTGGGTGGTGAGCGGACCGAGAAGCAACCTGTAAACTGCCTGTTCGTGGTGTGACGTGAACATGCCCTCACACCGTGGACATGGCCCTCACAGCAGCTGTGATGGTAACGGCTGTACGTTACCACAATATAAAGAAACATGTTCACAGGCGGCGGCACAGACTGCGGCCTGAGGCTCACAGTCAACGGCACGGGTCCCTCCACACAGGCTTTCTGGCCGCTTGAGAACAAATGGTTCCGTGGTCAGCCGTGTGACAGGCATGATCACAGCGGAGCCTTTGGCAAAACCAACGCGAGAACAGAGGTGGCGGGGAGGAGGCGCGGCCCGGGCGCGGCCGTCctgtctcctttcctcctctgcccccacccaccccgggGCCTCACCAGCCGTCGCTGTCGGCAGCGTTCACGTTGACCCCAAAGTCCAGCAGGAACCGCACGATGTGGTGGTGGCCGGCACAGACGGCGTTGTGCAGGGGGGTGATGCCCTCGTCGTTGGGCTTGCTGGGGTCCTCCACCTACGACACGGGACATGACGCGTGAGCCCCGCCAGGCGCCGCCAGGGCCGCTGCCCCACACAGGCACGCACTCACCTCGTAGATGACCCTCTGCACCAGGTCGAACTCCCCCTCCAGAGACGCGTCCAGGAGCAGCGCCAGCGGGTTGAAGCGGACCCGCAAGCCGTGCCCCGTCCGCTCCGAGTTGGGCTTCTTCAGGTTGGTCCGCTTGCTCTATGGGGAGAAAGTGTGCTTTGGATTTCAAAGGGACCCCACGCAAGCAGGCTGGGAGCGGAgcggaggaggcaggaggggtccTAGAGCCCGAGGCGGAGCTCCACCCGCAGAGCCTCTGCCTGCAGCCCCAGCGAGCAAGAAGGGGGCACTGCAGACCAGCCTGCACCTGGCTCTCAGGGGCGGCTCTGCCTCGGGGGCCCGGCTGTCCCTGCAGGTGTCTGAGGGAGGCAGCGAGGGGAACCTCAGAGCTGAATTGCCCCTGCCCTACCAAGGGGCTCAGGGCAAgaggctcccacctccctctgctaCTCCGGCACCGCTCTGCCCCCAGCGCTCTGTTTAGTAGGGTCTCCTCCCCTAGCGGACTGCCCTGATCCCAGCGATGCCCCCCTTCCTCAGGAACCCTTGGGCCCCCGGGGCCAGGCTGGCTCCACTGTCCGGCACCACCCGACCCAGGTGTGTCCCTGACCAGCTCTGGCTGGCTGGCCAGGAAGCCGGTGCCCTGGTCTAGGGTGACACCCACCGTAGAGGCCACCGACAGCGGCAAGGCTGGGGGCGCCTGCTCCTCCCCTGGAGAGGGGGCCTcagccccagggctgggggcctgcTCGGTGGACGGGGCCGTGGCCACGTTGTTGTTGTCATCCTCGGCCGGCTCAGCCGTCTGGTGGGTGTTTGGGGGACAGAGCAGGCCCTCGGGTTCAGGGGAAGGGAGCCGGTTGTCATTGGCGTCAGAGGCGGGGGCGGGCTCGGCGGGGAGTGGGGCGGGGAGCGGGGTGGGGCCAGCCTCGCCCAGGTTCCCGTTGGCAGTGGTGTTCCCATTGTCCACATCAGCCAAGGAGCCTAGGAAGTCCTGCGAGGGGCTGGGCTGGTAGAAGGGGGCACCCTCCATGCCGCCAGCCAGCGTGTTGAAGCGCTGGTACAGCAGCTTCTGGATGTTGGGCCCACCAGGGCCCTCGGGCTCTGTGATGGAGCTGCGCTTCTTCAGGGGCCGCGGCGCGTTGGCCAGCTTCCTGCGCAGGGCCTCCAGGTCGGCGTCGCTCTGGTAGCGCAGCGGCGAGTGCACGATGGGCGTCAGCTTGGTGGGGCTGAGCGGCCGCGGCAGGCTCTCCACGGCCCCGTCCCCGGGCGGCGCGGGGCTCTCGGGCTCTGGCTCCTTCTCGGCGCTCTCCCCAGGAGGCGGGGGCTGCGTGGCACCTGGGGCCAGCGAGCCGTGCAGGAAGGGCAGCGGGGACGGGGACGTGGAGCCAGACGGCAGAACCGGCTTCCCGTACACTGGGGAGACAAGCCCAGCGCTCAGCACCTGCCAGAGGCCGCAGGAAAGCCACGGGAACCGCGAACTCCTCCCTGGGGAGGGGGACTCTCTACTTGATTGTGTGTACGGAATCAGGGCTTTTTcagatgcaaaaaagaaaaaggctgcAAAGCCGCCTACCCACAGTAAAGAGGCACTCGCTGTTTGCTAGCCAAGGAGAGCCACATGACCCTGGGGCTGCGCCACATGGCCAAGACCACAGGCCGCCTCAGGAAGGAAGGGCCCCTGGGGCCCTGGTGCTCCTCGCCCCCAAGGCCAGAGCCTGCCGCAGGTCAGGGCTGGCATTTCCACCTGGGCCCCCCTGGGGAGCCTGGAGATTCTCAAACTAGATTCTGGAACCTGCAGCCCACACGGGAGAACTCTGAGGAGACCCCAGACAGCGCTGAGGCCCAGATCCTGCCGCCCAGGAGGAACCACCATCAGCCTCCACACGCAGGAGCTCCGTTCTCACACCTGCCTCCCCAGGAGACTGGGGTGGACTTCCCTGCACCCAAACCAGGGCTCTATGTCCCTGTGGGCTCTGCGAGAGGACCCCAAAGCAGCAAAACCCTTCCCTCATATCACCCCCAGGGGCCTGGTTCGGCGACTGCTAGGCGGCCAGGGGATCAGGTCCAGGCAGACCCCCACGACACCAGCTCCCAGCTAAGTCCTGCACAAGTCACTACAAAGCAGGAGAAAAAAGGGCAAATTCTGAGATGTCAGCCTTCTATGGCCTGGATTTCCTGAGTAATGTGGGCAGGCGGGCGCTCAGATGGGAAGTCAGGGAGCGGGGGTCTACCGGCAGAACCGCTCTGTGTATGTCATCCTTATCCCCCGCTCACACAGACACCCACAGCCACATGTCACTAGGAATCAAGTCTAACCCTGAACAGCCTATGGCCCGGAACTCAGGGTACAGACCGGCATTTTCTGAAATAGGATTTCCCAGCCCCAGGAGAAGGAGTACACGCCCAGCATACCTGCTTTAACCGACTTATTCACGGTGCTGTGTGCTGCTGGCTGGTAATTCTTAGGTGGTGTGGCTTGCTGGAGGTACATGGAGTATATGGAACTGGAATTCACCGTCTGGGGTCCTTTCCTGGGGGACTGTGGCCTCGACCCTTTATCAGCCAGGAAGGGCCTAATGGCCACAGTCAGCGGGAGTTCAGGTTTGCCGTCTCCGGCTGGAAAGGCAGGCAGCCCTGCCGGCGGGTATGTGGGACTCGGGGGCACAGAAATCCTCTGCTGAATCTGCTGCGAGGAGCCTGGCTGGTGCGGGCCACCCGCAGGGGGCAGCGGGGCGGGCTTCTGCCGACTGGGAAGGCCTGCGCTGGGCCTGGGCAAGctgccctccttcctcctctccagggAGTTGGTCGAGCCCGGGCCCACAGGGGCAGGACTTGGGTATGTCCCATAGCTCGGGGGCAGCGGCTTGCTGACACCAGGCAGGGGGGGTGGCACTTTGCCGATCTCCATGCCCTAAATCAAGACGTTAGAGAGGAACAGAGTCAGTTTCTGACAAGCTCAGCATGTTTCCACCCCCCGTCACAGGAGTACAAAGTAGGACTGTCCTCCCTCCAAGGGGCCCGTGAGCAGGTGTGGGCACGCTGCGGGGTCACACAGCAGGGGGACGATCCTGACCACTGGCCTCCCACGCACGCCCAGCCCACGTGCTCAGGGCCGTGAACTCCTTCGGACTTGGGTACGACATGGACACTAACAGGATTAATCTGCCTCACGACACCTCCTACCCCTTAGATGAAGACGAAGGCTGAAGAGGGGTGTGGTCAGCTACGGGCTTGTTTGTGTTCTGGACAAAGACGGATGGCCTACCAGCTTCTCCGGGGCACTCAGGGCTGACAGGGACACGGGCTGGCTAGAGACGGCCCCCTGCTTGAGCGGCCCCTCAGCACTCGCGTCCTTCCAGTCCACGCCGGCCATCTGCGGCGGTCTCACCGAAGAGCTAGAATTCTGTTTTAAGGTCGGCCAGTTTCCATCATTGGCTTGAAAAGAACATagaatttaagtaaaaattttcttgaaatcaGTTGAACCAATGTAAGAATAACCCTCTGCCAGAAGCAAAAAAATCACCTCTGAGACACTACAGTCTGATGGAGCCACGTGGGCAGCTGCCGAGGGCAGCCTCTGCCAAGGGGCCTTGCCAGCACCTACGCGGGCAGCTGCTGAGGGCACCCTCTGCCGAGGGGCCGCGCCAGCACCCACGTGGCTCTCACGTGTGCAGAGACTCATCGACCAAGCACACGGATGCGCCAACCCCGGCGAGGGGCCAGAGGGCTGGAGAAACATTCTCAGCTCCCATTGAAATACAGGTCAAACCCATTACATCCACACCAATGAGCAAAACAAGCGTTGGCACTGGGTTTTCAAACACTGTTTACAAATACAGTTAcacacagcaataaaaaagatttaTCTTTTGACTTCGTAATAGGTTTGACTTGTACTGCTTCCGGGATTAGAAGAAAAATTTGACTTTAGTCTGTTAGAAATTTCCATCCTCTGAAAATAATTCATGATCACAGGAGAGCGGTACAGTTCCCAGTGATCGGAGTAGCAGGCCGCAATCTGCTGCGGTGATGAGAAAGCCAGTGAACCCAGGTTCTTAGGAAAGCCACTGAGGAGGCACACTGTTTAACAGCGTTTTCCAAACTGAGAAAGGGTGCAGAAGCATCCCCCGGTGGGAGAGGCCGGCTCTCAGGGAGTGGCAGGGGCTGgactggaggggaggggaaaagggACGCCTGGGGCACTGTCCAGACCCTCCTGCCACCTGCCAGCACAGCGGGGGTGGCTGAGGGGCTGCAGCTCGTACCGCGCCTGGTGAGGGGGAGGCACGGGCTCGCACGGCCTGGAGAGGGCCTGAGGGCGCCGGGCAGCGGCACCTCCGAGGCAGAGTCTGCCTGTGGCTGCAGCCCACTGCCTCCCtgctcagcccagcccagctaCCAGCCCTGGCGAGCTCTCCCAGGCCTCAGGCCAAGCCACCCCTTTGCTCGCTGCAGGTCAGGCCGCTCCCCGTCCACAGGTGTGCACGCTCTTGCGCCCCTGGGCGCTCTCAGGCTGGGCCATGTGGGCCACAGACATGCAGTCTAACAGGATGCGCTGAGGGCAAACCCCGGGCTATGGGGCGACAAGCAGAGCTGACTCGGGAGGGGCGGCTGGCCCGCTAAGGTCACAGGAAACGCGGCTGCCAGCCGCTCCCGAGGCGCCAGGCCCACAGGAGAGTCCGTGGACATCAGGCACAGAGGCAGTGGCGAGGGACTAGAACTTCTCTTTCTTCAGCATGAGGCAGGAGGTGCAGAAGAAAGACCCATTTATTCTTGTTAGCAACGGTCAACCATCTCAAAGTGTGATGGGAGATTCCTGCATGAAGTGAAAActaaaagcctcatgatgaactCAGAAAATCACCTTCATTCTGTAAAAGCAAAACCAGAACAGCCCTTTGGCCGacacctgccaggcccctcctaAGGGGGTCTGGGTTCCGGCCCAGCCTGGACGCCACTCCTGCCCGGGAGGTGGGGACCAGCCCCGTGCAGCGGCCTCTGGTAGGGTCTGAGCAGGGAGCAGCCTTTGTCAGTTTGGAAGAACTGCGGATTTGGCAGCGTTACCAGAGCTCCCCAGAGGGCCTGCCGGCCAACATACGCTTTGCAAACGGGCTCGCGGGGCACTGCGATGGGCCGCGGCCAGGCCCGGCGTCGAGGTGTGACACTGTCCACAAGCGGGTCGCTCTGGGTTGACCACGGCCATCTGTGCGACACGGAACCAGAAGGACAGCCGAGGGCACATTAGTCTTCCAGGAGCCTTCTCACTGAGGCTCTCCACCCGGGCTGTGGGCTGGCATGGGGCCCCCGTGCCCACTCACCCTGCAGC includes:
- the ZFYVE21 gene encoding zinc finger FYVE domain-containing protein 21 isoform X1 is translated as MSSEVAARRDAKKLVRSPSGLRMVPEHRAYGSPFGLEEPPWVPDKECPRCMQCDTKFDFLTRKHHCRRCGKCFCDKCCGQKVALRRMCFVDPVRQCAGCAPVSRREADFYDRQLKLLLSGATFLVTFENSEKPDTMVCRLSSNQRFLLLDGDGDGDGHREVEVARIAAVQMLTEGLPPGDTLSHTSLPASRPAAEGGNARAIGMTLQYTTPGAEGLTQLTLTAGEDADGSRRQATAWLAAMHKAAKLLYESRDQ
- the ZFYVE21 gene encoding zinc finger FYVE domain-containing protein 21 isoform X3, with the translated sequence MQCDTKFDFLTRKHHCRRCGKCFCDKCCGQKVALRRMCFVDPVRQCAGCAPVSRREADFYDRQLKLLLSGATFLVTFENSEKPDTMVCRLSSNQRFLLLDGDGDGDGHREVEVARIAAVQMLTEGLPPGDTLSHTSLPASRPAAEGGNARAIGMTLQYTTPGAEGLTQLTLTAGEDADGSRRQATAWLAAMHKAAKLLYESRDQ
- the ZFYVE21 gene encoding zinc finger FYVE domain-containing protein 21 isoform X2 encodes the protein MSSEVAARRDAKKLVRSPSGLRMVPEHRAYGSPFGLEEPPWVPDKECPRCMQCDTKFDFLTRKHHCRRCGKCFCDKCCGQKVALRRMCFVDPVRQCAGCAPVSRREADFYDRQLKLLLSGATFLVTFENSEKPDTMVCRLSSNQRFLLLDGDGDGDGHREVEVARIAAVQMLTEGLPPGGGNARAIGMTLQYTTPGAEGLTQLTLTAGEDADGSRRQATAWLAAMHKAAKLLYESRDQ